The Actinomadura sp. WMMB 499 genome includes a window with the following:
- a CDS encoding SDR family NAD(P)-dependent oxidoreductase, with protein MNAHRKVALVTGANKGIGRTTAEALAGLGMTVLVGARDVGRGEEAAAAVRAGGGDAHAVALDVTAAGTVREAARRIEERFGHLDVLVNNAGITGSGNVSPQDATDQIPSSVDLEMVRAVFETNVFGVIAVTNAMLPLLRRSPVPRVVNVGSHAGSLGLTSDPDGPFAALLPSAAYTPSKAAVNALTVQYANELRKDGILVNAVAPGFVDTDSNGHTGHLTPAQGAAVVVRLATLGADGPTAGFFGEEGPIPW; from the coding sequence ATGAACGCACATCGGAAGGTCGCGCTGGTCACCGGGGCGAACAAGGGGATCGGACGGACGACGGCGGAGGCGCTCGCAGGGCTCGGCATGACGGTTCTGGTCGGGGCAAGGGACGTGGGGCGCGGTGAGGAGGCCGCCGCGGCGGTGCGGGCGGGGGGCGGCGACGCGCACGCGGTCGCCCTGGACGTCACCGCCGCGGGCACCGTCCGGGAGGCGGCGAGGCGGATCGAGGAGCGTTTCGGGCATCTCGATGTGCTCGTCAACAACGCGGGGATCACCGGGTCCGGGAACGTGTCGCCGCAGGACGCCACCGATCAGATCCCGAGTTCGGTCGATCTGGAGATGGTCCGGGCGGTGTTCGAGACGAACGTCTTCGGGGTGATCGCGGTGACCAACGCGATGCTGCCGCTGCTGCGGCGGTCGCCCGTGCCGCGCGTCGTCAACGTCGGCAGTCACGCCGGGTCGCTGGGCCTGACGAGCGACCCGGACGGCCCGTTCGCCGCGCTGCTGCCGTCCGCCGCCTACACGCCGTCCAAGGCCGCGGTCAACGCGCTGACCGTGCAGTACGCGAACGAGCTGCGCAAGGACGGGATCCTGGTGAACGCGGTCGCGCCCGGCTTCGTCGACACCGACAGCAACGGGCACACCGGGCACCTCACCCCGGCGCAGGGTGCGGCGGTCGTGGTGCGGCTGGCGACGCTCGGCGCGGACGGGCCGACGGCCGGGTTCTTCGGGGAGGAGGGCCCGATCCCCTGGTAG
- a CDS encoding alkaline phosphatase family protein, with the protein MRISKALAAGTSALLAAALCTATAAPAAAEPRHRPSKPLADHVLFLALDGFDAEYVGDAPMPNLDKLLRRGGLATSTGVMTSITNPSWSSVATGAWPERHRNTAYWYDAESGTARGQQREMAVPTIGQAVREQGGTILSAQWFTLQNYGTAYGDPEGIYTQPGGACPRRVDDAVAVLEGRPVDSGGTAVTAPKIPDLIAVYCDTLDSIGHDGGAEDPRIPEALRMIDEQIGRLVEAVQEAGIYGRTTFVITGDHGMTTFTGGLNTEVVEAVAEAGYKLEYLGSGQRPAPDTDAVMVVGGVGSLHLVGDAAGSRRAERRIAAALRDVPHVRAVYDERDQRRMRMSPNHGELVVEPEPGWSLGAAPASPKGSHGSTGDLRVPLVIAGAGVRPHAAAWRPRHVDVAPTMAALLGIRPPSGVQGRVLGEVLQRRH; encoded by the coding sequence ATGAGAATCTCCAAAGCACTGGCGGCCGGGACGAGCGCCCTGCTCGCCGCCGCCCTCTGCACCGCGACGGCCGCGCCCGCCGCCGCCGAACCCCGCCACCGGCCGTCGAAGCCGCTCGCCGACCACGTCCTGTTCCTCGCCCTGGACGGCTTCGACGCCGAGTACGTCGGGGACGCGCCGATGCCCAACCTCGACAAGCTCCTGCGGCGCGGCGGCCTCGCGACCTCGACGGGCGTGATGACGTCCATCACCAACCCGTCCTGGTCGTCGGTCGCCACGGGAGCGTGGCCGGAGCGGCACCGCAACACGGCGTACTGGTACGACGCGGAGTCCGGGACGGCGCGCGGGCAGCAGCGCGAGATGGCCGTGCCGACGATCGGGCAGGCCGTCCGCGAGCAGGGCGGGACGATCCTGTCCGCGCAGTGGTTCACGCTGCAGAACTACGGCACCGCCTACGGGGACCCCGAGGGCATCTACACCCAGCCGGGCGGCGCGTGCCCGCGCCGGGTGGACGACGCGGTGGCCGTCCTGGAGGGCAGGCCGGTCGACAGCGGCGGCACGGCGGTCACCGCGCCGAAGATCCCCGACCTGATCGCCGTCTACTGCGACACCCTGGACTCGATCGGCCACGACGGCGGCGCCGAGGACCCCCGGATCCCCGAGGCGCTGCGGATGATCGACGAGCAGATCGGCCGGCTCGTCGAGGCCGTGCAGGAAGCCGGGATCTACGGGCGCACCACGTTCGTCATCACCGGCGATCACGGCATGACCACCTTTACGGGCGGCTTGAACACCGAGGTCGTCGAGGCGGTCGCCGAGGCGGGGTACAAGCTCGAGTACCTGGGCTCGGGGCAGCGCCCGGCGCCCGACACCGACGCGGTGATGGTCGTGGGCGGCGTCGGCAGCCTCCACCTGGTCGGCGACGCCGCCGGGAGCCGCAGGGCCGAACGCCGCATCGCCGCCGCGCTCCGCGACGTCCCGCACGTCCGGGCCGTCTACGACGAGCGCGACCAGCGGCGCATGCGGATGAGCCCGAACCACGGCGAGCTGGTCGTCGAGCCCGAGCCCGGCTGGAGCCTGGGCGCCGCGCCCGCGTCCCCGAAGGGCTCGCACGGCAGCACGGGCGACCTGCGCGTCCCCCTGGTGATCGCGGGCGCCGGAGTGCGGCCGCACGCCGCCGCGTGGCGCCCCCGCCACGTGGACGTCGCACCGACGATGGCCGCCCTGCTCGGCATCAGGCCCCCTTCGGGCGTCCAGGGCCGGGTCCTGGGCGAGGTCCTGCAGCGCCGGCACTGA
- a CDS encoding CaiB/BaiF CoA-transferase family protein, with protein MGLLDGLRVLDLTMWRPGPYATQLLGRLGADVVKVEPPGGEPMRAFRDHFDVLNRHKRSVELDLKTGAGLARCRELARDAEVFVEGFRPGVADRLGVGYERLREGAPALVYCSISGYGAEGPLSAVPGHDVNYRAYAGALGQDATSAGAELAVADMAAATMAAFAITAAVVRARATGAGERIDLGMADVLADWVETSPDMSGADAPVPGYGVYPTKDGRTITLGVVSEQPLWAAVCRALGLERHADVPFLQRFERLEELDGEIADAVAGLTRDEAVTRLSREGAPVAPVLTRAEMLAHEHFRARGIGTGPVRTTNCTTPSHGKVPELDEHRGEGWRLTG; from the coding sequence ATGGGACTGCTGGACGGCCTGCGGGTGCTCGATCTGACGATGTGGCGGCCGGGGCCGTACGCGACGCAGCTGCTCGGACGGCTGGGCGCGGACGTCGTCAAGGTCGAACCGCCCGGGGGCGAGCCGATGCGGGCGTTCCGGGACCACTTCGACGTGCTCAACCGGCACAAGCGGAGCGTCGAGCTGGACCTGAAGACCGGCGCCGGGCTCGCGCGGTGCCGCGAGCTGGCGCGGGACGCCGAGGTGTTCGTCGAGGGGTTCCGGCCGGGCGTCGCCGACCGGCTGGGCGTCGGGTACGAGCGGCTCCGGGAGGGTGCCCCCGCGCTCGTCTACTGCTCGATCTCCGGGTACGGCGCCGAGGGGCCGCTGTCCGCGGTGCCGGGGCACGACGTGAACTACCGGGCCTACGCGGGCGCCCTCGGGCAGGACGCGACGTCGGCGGGTGCGGAGCTCGCGGTCGCGGACATGGCGGCGGCGACGATGGCGGCGTTCGCGATCACCGCGGCCGTCGTGCGGGCCCGGGCGACCGGCGCCGGCGAGCGGATCGACCTCGGGATGGCGGACGTGCTCGCGGACTGGGTGGAGACGTCGCCCGACATGTCCGGGGCCGACGCGCCCGTGCCGGGATACGGGGTCTACCCGACGAAGGACGGGCGCACGATCACGCTCGGCGTCGTGTCCGAGCAACCGCTGTGGGCGGCGGTGTGCCGGGCCCTCGGGCTCGAACGGCACGCGGACGTCCCGTTCCTGCAACGCTTCGAGCGGCTGGAGGAGCTCGACGGGGAGATCGCGGACGCGGTCGCGGGGCTCACGCGGGACGAGGCGGTCACCCGGCTCTCGCGGGAAGGCGCGCCCGTCGCGCCCGTCCTCACCCGCGCGGAGATGCTGGCACACGAGCACTTCCGCGCGAGGGGAATCGGCACCGGGCCGGTGCGGACCACGAACTGCACAACACCGTCACACGGGAAGGTCCCGGAACTGGACGAGCATCGAGGCGAGGGCTGGCGTCTCACGGGCTGA
- a CDS encoding AAA family ATPase, translating into MSTRAMSPVLVGRSDELRRLEDALAAAPGAVLIGGEAGLGKTRLIREFAGSVGDRARVLVGGCLELGSDGLPFAPFTTVLRGLVRDIGIDGVAGLVPRGDTGALARLLPEFGEPERDAASGEERARLFELVLTLLERLAERAPVVLVIEDAHWADRSTRDLLAFLTRNLGDAPVLVVVTYRTDELHRGHPLRTLLAGLERVERVRRLEPARLSRAETAALVTALLGDEPPAGLVDRIARRSEGNPLFIEALLDDDGTLACELPESLRDLLLAGVQRLPEETQEVLRDASGGGTRIEHALLAAVTGLDDAALTRTLRPAVAANVLVVDGDGYAFRHALIREAVHDDLLPGEHTRLHTRYAEALENEPALVPDGRLWVELSHHWKSAHNAVWALVASWRAASYARKALAYAECLAMLSRVMELWELVPDAPERIGAPLERVLEKAARTANLAGEYERGIKLASAALREIGESDDDPDVRERRAELLALRGRMRYQMARSGFIEDVRAAAATLPPDRRTVLRARVLSTLATYIRFTTNIDEGRAAAAESYAIARELGDPVAEAHALCTLFCTDIDYADGSMLAEVADAAARSGDHGALMRHAVLRSHFLEGSGLHAEAAEVARLGKETASRFGLARTDGTFLCINEAEPLVSLGRWDEALAVMEHALAQEPSVTTRTSLLVMSGEIALFRGEPDTARERLARTNQVANVHTAWLKTQDYFSTQRLRARLALADGDPAAALEAVLRVVERPGLPDDARYAWPALVLGATACAQLGAGVDDDLKRIEERATALPCLGPLQDTYRRTFEAELGRARGAADRDAWDAAAAAWEGIGNPFEHATALVRAAEAALAAGDHDAASVRLDTAAGLARGLRAEPLAALVADLRRRTRSPRNGTAPLGLTPREFEVLRLVAEGRSNRDIAAALFISAKTASVHVSNILGKLGVASRGEAAATAHRLSLFREAGAAR; encoded by the coding sequence GTGAGCACGCGCGCGATGAGTCCCGTCCTGGTCGGGCGGTCGGATGAGCTGCGGCGGCTGGAGGACGCGCTCGCCGCGGCGCCCGGCGCCGTACTCATCGGCGGCGAGGCGGGCCTGGGCAAGACGCGGCTGATCCGGGAGTTCGCCGGGTCCGTCGGCGACCGGGCACGGGTGCTGGTCGGCGGGTGCCTGGAGCTGGGCTCGGACGGCCTGCCGTTCGCCCCGTTCACGACCGTGCTGCGCGGGCTGGTGCGCGACATCGGCATCGACGGGGTCGCGGGGCTGGTGCCGCGCGGCGACACCGGCGCGCTGGCCCGGCTGCTGCCCGAGTTCGGCGAGCCCGAGCGGGACGCGGCGTCCGGGGAGGAGCGGGCGCGGCTGTTCGAGCTGGTCCTGACGCTGCTGGAGCGGCTCGCCGAGCGGGCCCCGGTCGTGCTCGTCATCGAGGACGCCCACTGGGCCGACCGCTCCACCCGCGACCTGCTGGCCTTCCTGACCCGCAACCTCGGCGACGCGCCCGTCCTCGTCGTGGTGACGTACCGGACGGACGAGCTGCACCGGGGGCATCCGCTGCGGACGCTGCTCGCGGGGCTGGAGCGGGTCGAGCGGGTGCGGCGGCTGGAGCCGGCGCGGCTGTCGCGGGCCGAGACCGCGGCGCTCGTCACGGCGCTGCTGGGCGACGAGCCGCCGGCGGGGCTGGTGGACCGGATCGCCCGGCGCAGCGAGGGCAACCCGCTGTTCATCGAGGCGCTGCTCGACGACGACGGCACGCTGGCGTGCGAGCTGCCCGAGTCGCTGCGCGACCTGCTGCTGGCCGGGGTGCAGCGGCTGCCCGAGGAGACGCAGGAGGTGCTGCGGGACGCCAGTGGCGGCGGCACCCGCATCGAGCACGCGCTGCTCGCGGCGGTCACCGGGCTGGACGACGCCGCGCTGACCCGCACGCTGCGCCCGGCCGTCGCGGCGAACGTCCTGGTCGTGGACGGGGACGGCTACGCGTTCCGGCACGCGCTGATCCGCGAGGCCGTGCACGACGACCTGCTGCCCGGCGAGCACACGCGGCTGCACACCCGGTACGCGGAGGCGCTGGAGAACGAACCCGCGCTGGTCCCGGACGGGCGGCTGTGGGTGGAGCTGAGCCACCACTGGAAGTCCGCGCACAACGCCGTCTGGGCGCTGGTCGCGTCGTGGCGGGCGGCGTCCTACGCGCGCAAGGCGCTCGCGTACGCGGAGTGCCTGGCGATGCTGTCGCGCGTCATGGAGCTGTGGGAGCTGGTCCCGGACGCGCCGGAACGCATCGGCGCGCCCCTGGAGCGGGTCCTGGAGAAGGCCGCGCGGACCGCGAACCTGGCGGGCGAATACGAGCGCGGCATCAAGCTCGCGTCGGCGGCGCTGCGCGAGATCGGCGAGAGCGACGACGACCCGGACGTCCGGGAGCGGCGGGCCGAGCTGCTGGCGCTGCGGGGCCGGATGCGGTACCAGATGGCCCGGTCCGGGTTCATCGAGGACGTCCGCGCGGCCGCCGCGACACTGCCGCCCGACCGGCGCACGGTGCTGCGCGCCCGCGTGCTGTCCACGCTCGCCACCTACATCCGCTTCACGACGAACATCGACGAGGGGCGGGCCGCGGCGGCCGAGTCGTACGCCATCGCGCGGGAGCTGGGCGACCCGGTGGCCGAGGCGCACGCGCTGTGCACGCTGTTCTGCACCGACATCGACTACGCCGACGGCTCGATGCTCGCCGAGGTCGCCGACGCGGCGGCCCGCAGCGGCGACCACGGCGCGCTGATGCGGCACGCGGTGCTCCGGTCGCACTTCCTGGAGGGCTCGGGCCTGCACGCGGAGGCGGCGGAGGTGGCGCGGCTCGGCAAGGAGACCGCCTCCCGGTTCGGGCTGGCCCGCACGGACGGCACGTTCCTGTGCATCAACGAGGCCGAGCCGCTGGTGTCGCTCGGCCGGTGGGACGAGGCGCTCGCCGTGATGGAGCACGCCTTGGCGCAGGAGCCGTCCGTCACGACCCGCACGTCGCTGCTCGTCATGTCGGGCGAGATCGCCCTGTTCCGCGGCGAGCCGGACACGGCCCGCGAGCGGCTGGCGCGCACCAACCAGGTCGCGAACGTGCACACGGCCTGGCTGAAGACCCAGGACTACTTCTCCACGCAGCGGCTCCGGGCGCGCCTCGCGCTGGCCGACGGTGATCCGGCCGCCGCGCTGGAGGCCGTCCTGCGGGTGGTGGAGCGGCCCGGCCTGCCGGACGACGCGCGGTACGCGTGGCCCGCGCTGGTACTCGGCGCCACCGCCTGCGCCCAGCTCGGCGCGGGCGTCGACGACGACCTCAAGCGCATCGAGGAGCGCGCGACCGCGCTGCCGTGCCTCGGCCCCCTGCAGGACACCTACCGGCGCACGTTCGAGGCCGAGCTGGGACGCGCCCGCGGCGCCGCCGACCGGGACGCGTGGGACGCCGCCGCGGCCGCGTGGGAGGGGATCGGCAACCCGTTCGAGCACGCCACGGCGCTCGTGCGGGCCGCCGAGGCCGCACTGGCGGCGGGCGACCACGACGCGGCGTCCGTCCGGCTGGACACCGCCGCCGGCCTCGCCCGCGGGCTGCGCGCCGAACCGCTCGCCGCGCTGGTCGCCGACCTGCGGCGCCGCACCCGGAGCCCGCGGAACGGGACGGCGCCGCTCGGGCTGACGCCGCGCGAGTTCGAGGTGCTGCGGCTCGTCGCCGAGGGCCGCAGCAACCGCGACATCGCCGCCGCGCTGTTCATCTCGGCGAAGACGGCCAGCGTGCACGTCTCCAATATCCTCGGCAAGCTCGGCGTCGCCAGCCGCGGGGAGGCCGCCGCGACCGCGCACCGGCTCTCCCTGTTCCGGGAGGCCGGTGCGGCCCGGTAG
- a CDS encoding bifunctional 2-polyprenyl-6-hydroxyphenol methylase/3-demethylubiquinol 3-O-methyltransferase UbiG: MQQTGQKKSIAGSLLNLIGSGSKRSPAAPQPAPDGDVVQPAAGEGQLENHLGGDEARNYRKYEYDTVAPHVGRSMLEVGSGLGHFSEQFAGRLDYLVVSDNDPYCVGELRTRYEGNDDVEVIDLALPADIEIRQKVDTVVMMNVLEHIKDDVQALRDLAAVTLPGGRIVIWVPGYMQLYGDFDRKVGHVTRYTPKTLEKSVREAGLVPEVLKPINFLGGIAWWFAVRRGGAGYPDPKLVKIYDRTVVPFTRTIERFVKPPFGQTVLCVARVPE; the protein is encoded by the coding sequence ATGCAGCAGACTGGTCAGAAGAAGTCCATTGCCGGAAGCCTCCTCAACCTGATCGGCAGCGGTTCCAAGCGGTCGCCCGCCGCGCCGCAGCCCGCGCCGGACGGCGACGTCGTCCAGCCGGCCGCCGGGGAGGGGCAGCTCGAGAACCACCTCGGCGGGGACGAGGCCCGCAACTACCGCAAGTACGAGTACGACACCGTCGCGCCGCACGTGGGCCGCTCCATGCTGGAGGTCGGGTCCGGGCTCGGGCACTTCTCCGAGCAGTTCGCGGGACGGCTCGACTACCTCGTCGTCAGCGACAACGACCCGTACTGCGTCGGGGAACTGCGCACGCGGTACGAGGGCAACGACGACGTCGAGGTCATCGACCTGGCGCTGCCGGCCGACATCGAGATCCGGCAGAAGGTCGACACCGTCGTGATGATGAACGTCCTGGAGCACATCAAGGACGACGTCCAGGCGCTGCGCGACCTCGCCGCGGTGACCCTGCCCGGCGGCCGGATCGTCATCTGGGTGCCGGGATACATGCAGCTCTACGGCGACTTCGACCGCAAGGTCGGGCATGTCACCCGGTACACCCCGAAGACGCTGGAGAAGTCGGTGCGCGAGGCGGGGCTCGTCCCCGAGGTCCTCAAGCCGATCAACTTCCTCGGCGGCATCGCCTGGTGGTTCGCGGTGCGGCGCGGCGGCGCCGGCTACCCCGACCCCAAGCTGGTGAAGATCTACGACCGGACGGTCGTGCCGTTCACCCGCACGATCGAGCGGTTCGTGAAGCCGCCGTTCGGGCAGACGGTGCTCTGCGTGGCGCGCGTCCCCGAGTAA
- a CDS encoding acyl-CoA dehydrogenase family protein: MRTAEQGTRRAAGHDAGQVDERTARKVAEEARESEWRLPSFGKQLFLGDFRLDLVHPHPRPGDEDRAKGDAFLEKLTEFCANEVDPHRIERDAQIPDETLRGLRDLGAFGMKIPERYGGLGLGQFHYGRALMVAASVSPAIGALLSAHQSIGVPQPVKMFGTDEQKEAWLPRCATQLTAFLLTEPDVGSDPARLRATATPDGDEYVLNGVKLWTTNGVVADLVVVMARVPKSDGHRGGISAFVVEMDTPGITVENRNRFMGLRGIENGVTRFHDVRVPKANMIGKEGAGLKIALATLNTGRLSLPAMCAGSGKWATKIAREWSAERVQWGRPVGRHEEVARKVSFIAATAYAMEAVHDLSARLADDERNDIRIEAALAKLWSSEMACKVADELVQVRGGRGYETAESLAARGERGVPVEQLVRDLRINRIFEGSSEIMHLLIAREAVDAHLSVAGDIIDPETSAAGKARAAARAGGFYARWLPTLVTGAGQRPGSYAEFGPLAKHLRYAERAARKLARSIFYAAGRWQGGLEQRQGFLGRMVDIGAELYAISAVCVRAHADASGKGPLQDGGEGPGKSALLLADAFCKQSRVRVEELFDGLWRNTDETDVRLARAVLDGAFTWVEDGVLDPSIPGPLIAASEPGPSRLEDVHRKVT; encoded by the coding sequence ATGCGCACGGCGGAGCAGGGCACGCGGCGGGCCGCGGGGCATGACGCGGGGCAGGTGGACGAGCGGACCGCCCGGAAGGTGGCGGAAGAGGCGCGGGAGTCCGAATGGCGGCTGCCGAGCTTCGGCAAGCAGCTGTTCCTCGGCGACTTCCGGCTGGACCTCGTCCACCCGCACCCGCGTCCCGGTGACGAGGACCGCGCCAAGGGCGATGCGTTCCTGGAGAAGCTCACCGAATTCTGTGCGAACGAGGTCGATCCGCATCGGATCGAGCGGGACGCGCAGATTCCGGACGAGACACTGCGGGGGCTGCGCGACCTCGGGGCGTTCGGCATGAAGATCCCCGAGCGGTACGGCGGCCTCGGGCTCGGCCAGTTCCACTACGGGCGGGCGCTGATGGTCGCGGCGTCGGTGAGCCCGGCGATCGGGGCGCTGCTGTCGGCGCACCAGTCGATCGGCGTCCCGCAGCCGGTGAAGATGTTCGGGACCGACGAGCAGAAGGAGGCGTGGCTGCCGCGCTGCGCGACACAGCTCACCGCGTTCCTGCTGACCGAGCCCGACGTCGGCTCCGACCCGGCGCGGCTGCGCGCGACCGCCACGCCCGACGGGGACGAGTACGTCCTCAACGGCGTGAAGCTGTGGACGACGAACGGGGTCGTGGCGGACCTCGTGGTGGTGATGGCGCGGGTCCCGAAGTCGGACGGGCACCGGGGCGGCATCTCGGCGTTCGTCGTCGAGATGGACACCCCGGGCATCACGGTCGAGAACCGCAACCGGTTCATGGGGCTGCGCGGCATCGAGAACGGGGTCACGCGCTTCCACGACGTGCGCGTCCCGAAGGCGAACATGATCGGCAAGGAGGGCGCCGGGCTGAAGATCGCGCTGGCGACCCTCAACACCGGACGGCTGTCGCTGCCGGCGATGTGCGCGGGGAGCGGCAAGTGGGCCACCAAGATCGCGCGGGAGTGGTCGGCGGAGCGGGTGCAGTGGGGCCGTCCGGTCGGGCGGCACGAGGAGGTCGCCCGCAAGGTCTCGTTCATCGCCGCGACCGCGTACGCGATGGAGGCCGTCCACGATCTGTCGGCGCGGCTCGCGGACGACGAGCGCAACGACATCCGGATCGAGGCGGCCCTAGCGAAGCTGTGGTCGTCGGAGATGGCCTGCAAGGTCGCCGACGAGCTGGTGCAGGTGCGCGGCGGCCGCGGCTACGAGACGGCCGAGTCGCTCGCCGCGCGCGGGGAGCGGGGCGTCCCGGTCGAGCAGCTGGTGCGCGACCTGCGCATCAACCGGATCTTCGAGGGGTCCAGCGAGATCATGCATCTGCTGATCGCGCGGGAGGCGGTGGACGCGCACCTGTCGGTGGCCGGCGACATCATCGACCCCGAGACGTCCGCGGCCGGGAAGGCGCGGGCGGCGGCGCGGGCCGGCGGGTTCTACGCGCGCTGGCTGCCGACCCTGGTCACGGGCGCGGGGCAGCGGCCCGGCTCGTACGCGGAGTTCGGCCCCCTCGCCAAGCACCTGCGCTACGCGGAGCGCGCGGCCCGCAAGCTCGCCCGGTCGATCTTCTACGCGGCGGGCCGCTGGCAGGGCGGGCTGGAGCAGCGCCAGGGGTTCCTCGGCCGGATGGTCGACATCGGCGCCGAGCTGTACGCGATCAGCGCCGTCTGTGTGCGCGCGCACGCCGACGCGTCCGGCAAGGGCCCGCTGCAGGACGGCGGCGAGGGGCCGGGCAAGTCGGCGCTCCTGCTCGCGGACGCGTTCTGCAAGCAGTCCCGGGTGCGGGTGGAGGAACTGTTCGACGGCCTGTGGCGTAACACGGACGAGACGGACGTGCGGCTCGCGCGCGCCGTGCTCGACGGCGCGTTCACGTGGGTCGAGGACGGTGTGCTCGACCCGTCCATCCCGGGTCCGCTGATCGCCGCGTCCGAGCCGGGCCCCAGCCGCTTGGAGGACGTCCACCGGAAGGTGACATGA
- a CDS encoding IclR family transcriptional regulator — translation MDETRRPTLIASVQRALHLMEAVSSHPGGAPAKQLAREAGLPLATTYHLLRTLAHEGYATRLSDGVWVLGDRIGSLHGKSRAQQLLARIRPALVGLRDELGAAAYFAMHVDGEIKLIDIVDGPRTPRVDVWVGFDEAPHATALGKCLIAQLDEDRRRDYLDRHTLADLTPHTITEPRRLLRTLRSSTGLSIDREEYALGTGCAAVPVTDATGTVRAALAISCRPAKLTRIERSADRLKATAARLQRTITLPVP, via the coding sequence ATGGACGAGACACGCAGACCCACCCTGATCGCCTCGGTGCAGCGTGCTCTGCATCTCATGGAGGCGGTGTCCTCGCACCCCGGCGGGGCGCCCGCCAAGCAGCTCGCCCGCGAGGCCGGGCTCCCCCTCGCCACGACGTACCACCTGCTGCGCACGCTCGCGCACGAGGGCTACGCCACCCGCCTGTCGGACGGCGTCTGGGTGCTCGGCGACCGCATCGGCTCCCTGCACGGCAAGAGCCGGGCCCAGCAGCTCCTCGCCCGCATCCGCCCCGCCCTCGTCGGGCTCCGGGACGAACTGGGCGCCGCGGCGTACTTCGCCATGCACGTGGACGGCGAGATCAAGCTGATCGACATCGTCGACGGCCCCCGCACGCCCCGCGTCGACGTCTGGGTCGGCTTCGACGAGGCCCCGCACGCCACCGCGCTCGGCAAGTGCCTGATCGCCCAGCTCGACGAGGACCGCCGCCGCGACTACCTCGACCGGCACACCCTCGCCGACCTCACCCCGCACACGATCACCGAACCGCGCCGGCTGCTGCGCACGCTGCGCTCGTCCACCGGCCTGTCCATCGACCGGGAGGAGTACGCGCTCGGCACCGGCTGCGCCGCCGTCCCGGTCACCGACGCGACCGGCACCGTCCGCGCGGCCCTCGCGATCTCCTGCCGGCCCGCGAAGCTCACCAGGATCGAGCGCTCCGCCGACCGGCTCAAGGCCACCGCCGCCCGCCTGCAGCGGACGATCACACTCCCCGTCCCGTAG
- a CDS encoding enoyl-CoA hydratase/isomerase family protein, whose product MDETVLYAVDERVARITLNRPDARNALSDQLIDELLAAFERAKRDDGVRVIVLTGAGDRAFCAGADLGGLGAQQADGRAVADPAAIRDSAPFRLFTAFPKLGKPIIARLAGHAVAGGLGLAAACDLVIAADDVKLATPEVNVGLWPMMIMAIINRNVVPKQAFRLYYTGGRITAAEGREIGLVTEVVPRDELDARVDGLARTIAAKSPLGLRAGRDAFFAIEGRPLEEQVEHLLGELVRLAGSEDAREGVAAFLENRTPDFRGR is encoded by the coding sequence ATGGACGAGACGGTGCTGTACGCGGTCGACGAGCGGGTCGCGCGGATCACGCTGAACCGGCCGGACGCGCGGAACGCGCTGAGCGATCAGCTGATCGACGAGCTGCTGGCGGCGTTCGAGCGGGCGAAGCGCGACGACGGGGTGCGCGTGATCGTCCTGACGGGCGCGGGGGACCGGGCGTTCTGCGCGGGCGCGGACCTCGGCGGGCTGGGCGCGCAGCAGGCCGACGGCCGGGCGGTGGCCGATCCCGCGGCGATCCGGGACAGCGCCCCGTTCCGGCTGTTCACGGCGTTCCCGAAGCTGGGCAAGCCGATCATCGCGCGGCTGGCCGGGCACGCGGTGGCGGGCGGCCTCGGCCTGGCGGCGGCGTGCGACCTGGTGATCGCGGCGGACGACGTGAAGCTGGCGACGCCCGAGGTGAACGTGGGGCTGTGGCCGATGATGATCATGGCGATCATCAACCGGAACGTCGTCCCGAAGCAGGCGTTCCGGCTGTACTACACCGGCGGCCGGATCACCGCGGCGGAGGGCCGGGAGATCGGCCTGGTCACCGAAGTGGTGCCGCGGGACGAGCTGGACGCGCGGGTGGACGGGCTCGCGCGGACGATCGCGGCGAAGAGCCCGCTCGGGCTGCGCGCGGGCCGGGACGCGTTCTTCGCGATCGAGGGGCGCCCGCTGGAGGAGCAGGTCGAGCATCTGCTGGGCGAGCTGGTGCGGCTGGCGGGCAGCGAGGACGCCAGGGAGGGCGTCGCGGCGTTCCTGGAGAACCGCACCCCCGACTTCCGCGGCCGGTAG